A stretch of Pelecanus crispus isolate bPelCri1 chromosome 3, bPelCri1.pri, whole genome shotgun sequence DNA encodes these proteins:
- the LOC104026899 gene encoding L-threonine 3-dehydrogenase, mitochondrial, translated as MPIVKNVSRAVSQLLQSSGCGCGISVVPVRCIGVSPRQVASDASFHSVSFSESDHPRVLITGGLGQLGVGLAKLLRKRFGKNNVILSDIRKPADNVFYSGPFIYADILDYKNLREIVVNNRISWLFHYSALLSAVGEANVPLARAVNITGLHNVLDIASEHNLRLFVPSTIGAFGPTSPRDPTPDLCIQRPRTIYGVSKVHAELMGEYYHYRYGLDFRCLRYPGIISADSQPGGGTTDYAVQIFHDAMKTGKFQCNLKPDTRLPMMYIDDCLRATLEVMEAPAEALSMRTYNISAMSFTPEELAQEVQKHVPELQVTYSVDEVRQAIADSWPMNFDDRNARRDWGWKHDYDLPELVTTMFSFLGSDSRIAQAN; from the exons ATGCCAATTGTCAAAAACGTAAGCAGAGCTGTCAGCCAGCTGCTACAGAGCTCTGGTTGTGGATGCGGGATTTCCGTTGTGCCTGTTCGATGCATTGGAGTCTCACCCCGCCAGGTGGCCTCCGACGCTAGCTTTCACTCCGTCTCTTTTTCCGAGTCCGATCATCCTCGGGTGCTAATTACAG GTGGTCTTGGCCAGCTTGGAGTGGGACTTGCTAAGCTTCTGAG GAAACGCTTTGGAAAGAACAACGTGATCTTGTCTGACATTAGAAAGCCTGCAGATAATGTTTTTTATAGTG GTCCTTTTATCTACGCGGATATCTTGGACTACAAGAATTTACGTGAGATAGTGGTGAATAATCGGATATCTTGGCTCTTCCACTATAGCGCTTTGCTCAGTGCTGTTGGAGAAGCAAATGTCCCTTTGGCCAGAGCTGTAAATATTACTG GTTTACACAATGTTCTGGATATTGCATCTGAGCATAACTTGAGACTCTTTGTTCCAAGCACTATTGGAGCCTTTGGACCCACCTCTCCTCGAGATCCAACTCCTGACCTCTGCATTCAGAGACCAAGGACAATCTATGGAGTCTCCAAGGTTCACGCTGAGCTCATGGGAGAA TACTATCATTACCGGTATGGCCTAGACTTCCGCTGCCTGAGGTATCCAGGAATTATATCCGCTGACTCTCAGCCTGGTGGGGGAACAACTG ATTATGCTGTCCAGATTTTCCATGATGCCATGAAGACCGGCAAATTTCAATGCAACCTAAAGCCAGACACCCGTCTCCCTATGATGTATATTGATGACTGTCTGAGAGCGACTCTAGAGGTCATGGAGGCCCCCGCAGAGGCACTGAGCATGAGGACGTACAACATCAGTGCCATGAGCTTCACTCCCGAAGAGCTGGCGCAAGAGGTGCAGAAGCATGTTCCTGAACTCCAGGTGACCTACAGCGTGGATGAAGTCAGGCAGGCCATAG CTGACAGCTGGCCAATGAACTTTGATGACAGGAATGCCCGGAGGGATTGGGGTTGGAAACACGATTATGATCTCCCTGAGTTGGTGACTACAATGTTCAGCTTCCTTGGGTCTGACTCCAGGATTGCTCAAGCTAACTGA